TGGCAAGCGGAACTGCACCTACGCAGTTTGAAAACGATCATGCAAATGGATCATCTCCGGTGCAAGCGTCCGCATCGGGTACGGAACGAACTTCGTGCGCACATGTTGGCGTACAACTTGATTCGACAAGTGATGTGTGACGCGGCGATGTCGGGCAAGCTGCAACCGTGGCAAGTCAGCTTCAAAGGAACGATGTCAACGCT
The genomic region above belongs to Crateriforma spongiae and contains:
- a CDS encoding transposase; this encodes WQAELHLRSLKTIMQMDHLRCKRPHRVRNELRAHMLAYNLIRQVMCDAAMSGKLQPWQVSFKGTMSTL